Sequence from the Streptomyces sp. NBC_00440 genome:
CCTGCTCGGGGCCGCTCCCGCGAGACGGCCCCGACCTCGCTATCTGACAGGGTGTCAGGTAATTACGAGTTCAGATAGGTCAGCACGGCGAGCACCCGACGGTGATCCCCGTCACTCGGAGAGAGGCCGAGCTTCAGGAAGATATTGCTGACGTGCTTCTCCACCGCCCCGTCGCTGACCACCAACTGCCTGGCCACCGCCGAGTTCGTACGCCCCTCCGCCATCAGCCCCAGCACCTCGCGCTCGCGCGGAGTCAGCCCGGCCAGCACGTCCTGCTTGCGGCTGCGGCCCAGCAGCTGCGCCACGACCTCGGGGTCGAGGGCGGTCCCGCCCTGCGCCACCCGGACCACGGCGTCCACGAACTCCCTGACCTCGGCGACCCGGTCCTTCAGCAGATAGCCGACGCCCCGGCTCGATCCGGCCAGCAGTTCGGTGGCGTACTGCTCCTCCACGTACTGCGACAGGACCAGCACGCCGATCCCCGGGTAGTCCTTGCGGAGCCGTACGGCAGCCCGGACCCCCTCGTCGGTGTGGGTGGGCGGCATCCGTACGTCCGCGACCACCACATCCGGCAGCGCCTCCTGCCCCGCCAGGTCCCCGATCGTCTTGATCAGCGCCTCCGCGTCACCGACACCGGCGACGACGTCGTGACCGAGGTCGGTCAACAACCGGGTCAGGCCCTCCCGCAGCAGCACTGAATCCTCGGCGATGACCACTCGCACTCTGTCCTCCACGACGCTGAAGCCCCCCACTTGGTGATATTCCTGCCTGCGCACACCAGCATCCCAGCATCGGAGGCCGAACGGGCGGGAGCCGGACTATCGGGCGGGAGCTCGGGTCACACCGGGGCGGGAGTTCGGGCTGCCGGGTGGGAGTTCGGGCTGCCGGGCGGGAGTTGTGCGCAAGCCGGGGTGCGTTCAGTCGCGCCAGGGCAGTTCGGCGGTGACGGTCGTCGGGCCTCCGGCCGGCGAGTCCACGACCAGCAGCCCGTCGACAGCGTCGAGCCGCTCCGCGAGCCCCGCAAGACCGCCGCCGCCCGTACCCGCGGCGAGGTCGCCGCCGGGCCCCGTGGCGCCGCCCAGGCCGTTGTCGGTCACCTGGAGCATGATGCGGTTCTCCACCCGCCAGACGTCCACAGACGCGCGAGTGGCCCGGGAGTGCTTGCTGACGTTCTGGAGGAGCTCCGAGACGGTGAAGTACGCGATGCCCTCGATGGCGGCGGCCGGCCTGGCCGGCAGATCCACCTCCACCTGCACCGGCACCGTGCAGCGCGAGGCGATCGAGGACAGTGCGGCGTCGAGCCCGCGGTCCGTCAGAACGGCCGGGTGGATACCGCGGGCCAGATCGCGCAGCTCCTGAAGCGCGATCTTGACCTCGCCGTGTGCCTCGTCGACCATGCGGGCCGCCGCCTCCGGGTCCGCCGTCAGCTTCTCCTTCGCCAGACCGAGGTCCATGGCGAGGGAGACCAGCCGGGCCTGTGCCCCGTCGTGCAGATCCCGTTCGATGCGGCGCAGATCCGCCGCCGCCGTGTCCACGACCACTCCGCGGTCCGACTCCAGCTCGGTGACCCGGGTGTCCAGCCGCGACGGGCCGAGCAGCCCGAGCACCATCATCCGGTCGACTCCGGCCAGCCCCCGGATCACCCAGGGGGTGGCGAGGACGAAGGCCAGACCGCTCAGGCTGGTCAGGGTGATCTCGAAGGGGCTGTCGAGGTAGACGCTGTGCGTCGCGTCGCCGTACAGCTGGATGCCGCTCGTGTTCGAGTAGGCCGGGAAGACCCACTGCCACAGCGGGTACGTCAGCATCGACCAGGCGAACGTCCACAGCACCACCGACACCGAGAAGGCGAAGACGGCCCACGGGAAGTGCACCAGCGAGTAGAGCAGGTGGCGCCAGGACGCCCCGCTCTTCAGGACGGCACCCGCCCACGACATCATGCCGCCGGTCCTGCCCCGTGCCGGCGCCGGGTCCGCGATGTCGACCCGGAGCAGCGCCCGCGCCCTGGCCCGTTCCATCGCCCCGAAGCCCCGGCACACGCTCAGGCCCACAGCGAGCAGCGGGATGCCGATGAAGGTCACCAGCAGGCCCGCACTCAGCGAGAACATCGTGATCCCGAAGGTGAAGAGCACGATGCTGATGGGCAGCGAGAGCAGCAGATATCCGAACTCGCGCCAGGTACGCCCCTCGAACGGCGCACGCAGCACCGCTGGCACGCGGTGGTCCCGGGTGGTGATGCCGTGATCCGTGGCCATGGCGGTGTCCGTTTCTCTTCGTCTTCTCGGTGTGCCGGTTGGTCAGTTGACTGGCTGCGGGGTTGATCGGCCGCGTGGTTGGTTGGCTGCGGGCGGGCTGTCCGCCCGGCTGCCTGCCGGTGTCCCTGCCTGCCTGTGTCCATGCTCCCGCCCCGGACCGCCGTCGACCATGAGGAGGGGCACCGTCTTCGACCGGGGGTTTTCCCTACCCCCGGAGTGAAGACAGTGCCCCGCAGGACAGCGTCCCTGCCGGAAGCGTCCGTTCCGGCAGTGCCCGCCCCGGCGTCAGCCGCGGTCGCGCCAGGGCAGCTCCGCCGTCACCGTGGTGGGTCCGCCGACCGGGGAGTCCAGTACGAAGAGACCGTCGACCGCGCCCAGCCGGTCGGCGAGCCCCGCCATGCCCGTACCGCCGTCGAGCCGCGCCCCGCCGCGCCCGTTGTCCTCGACGCGGATCAGCAGCCGGTCGGCCGAGCGCCACACCTCCACCGAAGCGGAGCGCGCCTGGGCGTGCTTGCTGACGTTCTGCAGGAGCTCCGAGACCGTGAAGTACGCGATGCCCTCGATCGCCTCGGCCGGCCGCTCCGCCAGATCGACACGGACCTTCACCGGGGCCGTGCACCGTGACGCGATCGAGGAGAGCGCCGCGTCGAGCCCGCGGTCCGTCAGGACCGCCGGGTGGATACCGCGGGCCAGGTCACGCAGTTCCTGCAAGGCCAGTTTGACCTCACCGTGCGCCTCGCCGACCATCACGGCCGCCGCGTCCGGATCCTCCAGGAGCTTCTCCTTGGCCAGGCCGAGCCCCATGGCGAGCGCCACCAGCCGGGCCTGTGCCCCGTCGTGGAGATCCCGTTCGATGCGGCGCAGATCCGCCGCGGCCGTGTCCACGACCACCCCGCGGTCCGACTCCAGCTCGGCGATCCGGCGCTCCAGCTCGTCGGAGGGGGAGAGGAGCCCGCGGACCATGGCCCGGTCGACGTTGGTCAGACCCCGCGCGATGAACGGCAGCACCGGCCAGAGCACGAACAGACTGGGCAGGACCAGGGAGAACGTCAGCACGCCCCACGGCAGACGGATGAACCCGTACAGCATCGCGCGCCAGCCCACCGGGTCCTTGAGGCTCATCCACAGCCTGGTGAAGAAGCTGCCACCGCGCTTGACGAACAGCGGGCTCGGCTCCTCCACCCGGACGCCCAGCAGCCCCCGCGCCCGGGACCGCTCCCACCGGCCGAGCTGCCGCGCCCCGAGCAGCCCGAGCGCGAGCAGCGGCAGACCCACCACGGTGACGGCCAGACCGCCGCCCAGGGCAATCATGAACAGGACGTAAACAAAGCCGACGATCGCAGCCGGCAGGTTCGTCAGGAGATGGGCGATCTCCTTCCAGGTGAACCGGTCGAACGCGAAGCGCGCGGGCGGTGGCCGGTCGGAGTCGAGCCGACGGGAGTTGATCGCGGTCATGCGCCAAGAGTGCCGGGCCCCCGGGGCGGATGCCATGGGGCGGCTGGGTGGGATGAAGTAGGGATAACCCCACCATGCGGCGGGCCCGGTGCCGAGCGCTGTGCCGGATCCGGCTGCTTACCAAGTGTTTATCAGGGCCTAGACTCCCGTGCGTACGGATCGTCGAACGTGGCGAATGTGACGGACGAGGCGACGAAAAGGGCGCAGGGAGCGAGGGCCGGACGTGCCGGGACCGACCGTTGCCGCGGCGGGCCGAGCGGTTCTCGCCGCGAGCCAGACGGGCCACGCAAGTCATGCGAGTCACGTGGGGCACGCAAGGTATGCAGATTACGCGGGCCACGCTGAGAGCTCCGGGTACTCGGACTACTTCCACATGTACTCGGTCGTCGGTGTCATCGCGGTCGTCGGCGTGCTCTTCGTCGCCGTGGCCTTCGGCGCCGGACGGCTGCTGCGGCCCGTGGTGCCGACCCCCGAGAAGCTGCTGACGTACGAGTGCGGCGTCGACCCCGTCGGCGAGGGCTGGGCGCACACCCAGGTCCGCTACTACGTCTACGGCTTCCTCTACGTGATCTTCGCGGTGGACTCGATCTTCCTCTTCCCGTGGGCGACGGTCTTCGCGGCCGACGGATACGGGTCGGCGACGCTGGTGGAGATGTTCATCTTCCTCGGTTTCCTGGCCGTGGGACTGCTCTACGCATGGAAGAAGGGCGTCCTCGAATGGACGTGACGAACCCCGTCGATCTGCCGGACCCGCAGCTGCCCAGCAGCCAGGCGCAGACCGGCCAGCTGCCGGAAGCCGCCGGCCCGCAGCGGCTGGGCGTGCTCTCCCGGCTGGCCCCCGAACCCATGAAGGTGGTCCTCAACTGGGGCCGCCGCTACAGCCTGTGGGTCTTCAACTTCGGCCTCGCCTGCTGCGCCATCGAGTTCATCGCGGCCTCCATGGCCCGGCACGACTTCATCCGGCTCGGCGTGATCCCGTTCGCGCCGGGCCCCCGCCAGGCCGACCTGATGATCGTCTCCGGCACGGTCACGGACAAGATGGCCCCCGCGGTCAAGCGGCTGTACGAGCAGATGCCCGAGCCGAAGTACGTCATCTCCTTCGGCGCCTGCTCCAACTGCGGCGGCCCGTACTGGGACTCGTACTCCGTGACCAAGGGCGTCGACCAGATCATCCCCGTCGACGTGTACGTACCCGGCTGCCCGCCCCGCCCCGAAGCGCTCCTCCAGGGCATCCTGAAGCTCCAGGAGAAGATCGCCAGGGAGTCGCTCGGCGAGCGCTACTCCGCGCCCTCCACCGCCCAGTTGACCAGCGGCCTCATCAGCCCGCCGCCGGTACCGGGGGCGGGACGGTGATGCAGGTGACGCACCCGTACGACCGGCTCCCCGAAGCCGCCACCGAACTCTTCGGCGAGGAAGCCACCGCCGGGCACAGCTACGACCTGCTCACCGTCGACGTACCGGCCGCCTCCTGGCTCGCCGCCCTGGAGACCGCCAGAGACCGGCTCGGGTGCACGTACTTCGACTGGCTGTCCGCCGTCGACGAACCGGACACCGGCTTCCGGGTCTGCGCCCACGTCGTCGCACTCGAAGGCCGTACGGTGCGCCGCCTGCTCGTACGCACCACGGTCCCGCACACCGCACCGGTCCTGCCGTCCGCCGTCGCGGTCTACGCGGGGGCGAGCTGGCA
This genomic interval carries:
- a CDS encoding sensor histidine kinase, which produces MATDHGITTRDHRVPAVLRAPFEGRTWREFGYLLLSLPISIVLFTFGITMFSLSAGLLVTFIGIPLLAVGLSVCRGFGAMERARARALLRVDIADPAPARGRTGGMMSWAGAVLKSGASWRHLLYSLVHFPWAVFAFSVSVVLWTFAWSMLTYPLWQWVFPAYSNTSGIQLYGDATHSVYLDSPFEITLTSLSGLAFVLATPWVIRGLAGVDRMMVLGLLGPSRLDTRVTELESDRGVVVDTAAADLRRIERDLHDGAQARLVSLAMDLGLAKEKLTADPEAAARMVDEAHGEVKIALQELRDLARGIHPAVLTDRGLDAALSSIASRCTVPVQVEVDLPARPAAAIEGIAYFTVSELLQNVSKHSRATRASVDVWRVENRIMLQVTDNGLGGATGPGGDLAAGTGGGGLAGLAERLDAVDGLLVVDSPAGGPTTVTAELPWRD
- a CDS encoding NADH-quinone oxidoreductase subunit B, which gives rise to MDVTNPVDLPDPQLPSSQAQTGQLPEAAGPQRLGVLSRLAPEPMKVVLNWGRRYSLWVFNFGLACCAIEFIAASMARHDFIRLGVIPFAPGPRQADLMIVSGTVTDKMAPAVKRLYEQMPEPKYVISFGACSNCGGPYWDSYSVTKGVDQIIPVDVYVPGCPPRPEALLQGILKLQEKIARESLGERYSAPSTAQLTSGLISPPPVPGAGR
- a CDS encoding response regulator transcription factor translates to MRVVIAEDSVLLREGLTRLLTDLGHDVVAGVGDAEALIKTIGDLAGQEALPDVVVADVRMPPTHTDEGVRAAVRLRKDYPGIGVLVLSQYVEEQYATELLAGSSRGVGYLLKDRVAEVREFVDAVVRVAQGGTALDPEVVAQLLGRSRKQDVLAGLTPREREVLGLMAEGRTNSAVARQLVVSDGAVEKHVSNIFLKLGLSPSDGDHRRVLAVLTYLNS
- a CDS encoding NADH-quinone oxidoreductase subunit A codes for the protein MYSVVGVIAVVGVLFVAVAFGAGRLLRPVVPTPEKLLTYECGVDPVGEGWAHTQVRYYVYGFLYVIFAVDSIFLFPWATVFAADGYGSATLVEMFIFLGFLAVGLLYAWKKGVLEWT
- a CDS encoding sensor histidine kinase, encoding MTAINSRRLDSDRPPPARFAFDRFTWKEIAHLLTNLPAAIVGFVYVLFMIALGGGLAVTVVGLPLLALGLLGARQLGRWERSRARGLLGVRVEEPSPLFVKRGGSFFTRLWMSLKDPVGWRAMLYGFIRLPWGVLTFSLVLPSLFVLWPVLPFIARGLTNVDRAMVRGLLSPSDELERRIAELESDRGVVVDTAAADLRRIERDLHDGAQARLVALAMGLGLAKEKLLEDPDAAAVMVGEAHGEVKLALQELRDLARGIHPAVLTDRGLDAALSSIASRCTAPVKVRVDLAERPAEAIEGIAYFTVSELLQNVSKHAQARSASVEVWRSADRLLIRVEDNGRGGARLDGGTGMAGLADRLGAVDGLFVLDSPVGGPTTVTAELPWRDRG